In Poecile atricapillus isolate bPoeAtr1 chromosome W, bPoeAtr1.hap1, whole genome shotgun sequence, one DNA window encodes the following:
- the LOC131592240 gene encoding urotensin-2 receptor-like, giving the protein MSYNPSLISPSPREDPKGGRFLEESSGGDDDSNVLGGDSLVTGPLGAVLLAMCLTGMAGNIYTVAVASGRVAGCSAGSLGVYMINLALADLLYLSTIPFVVCTYFAHDWFFGDVGCRLLLSLDLLTMHASIFLLTAMSLERYWAVARPLRARRASNTYRKLASAILWLLSLLLTAPMMVMTQLQEGDGPRKRICVPTWTPSAFRLYLTVLFTTSVLAPGAVLGIVYTRLAWAYQSSAWRLGLPVAGRAPARQLLSRISAIVVAYWACFLPFWAWQLAGLYQGEGLGIGPAAQAYLNLGVTCLAYGNSCVNPFLYTLLASSYRRRRGRTRMGVAWPAAPSQQAAGSHSIPLAFMELSGSVRESQG; this is encoded by the coding sequence ATGTCTTACAACCCTTCTCTCATCAGCCCAAGTCCTAGAGAGGATCCCAAGGGTGGCAGATTCTTGGAGGAAAGCAGTGGTGGGGATGATGACAGCAATgtcctgggaggggacagcctGGTCACAGGGCCTCTGggtgcagtgctgctggccaTGTGCCTCACTGGGATGGCGGGGAACATCTACACAGTGGCAGTGGCCTCTGGCAGGGTGGCAGGTTGCTCAGCAGGTTCCTTGGGAGTCTACATGATCAACCTTGCCCTGGCTGACCTCCTGTACCTCTCCACCATCCCCTTTGTGGTTTGCACCTACTTTGCCCACGACTGGTTCTTTGGGGATGTGGGTTGCAGGCTTTTGCTCAGCCTGGACCTCCTCACCATGCATGCCAGCATCTTCCTCCTGACCGCCATGAGCCTGGAGAGGTACTGGGCGGTGGCCAGGCCTCTGCGGGCCAGGCGGGCCAGCAACACCTACCGCAAACTGGCCAGCGCCATCCTCTGGCTCCTCTCGCTCCTGCTCACGGCCCCCATGATGGTGATgacccagctgcaggagggggaCGGCCCCCGCAAGCGCATCTGCGTCCCCACCTGGACGCCATCAGCTTTCCGGCTCTACCTGACCGTGCTGTTCACCACCAGCGTCCTGGCGCCTGGTGCCGTGCTGGGCATCGTCTACACCCGCCTGGCCTGGGCATACCAGTCCTCGGCCTGGCGCCTGGGGCTGCCGGTGGCCGGCCGGGCCCCTGCCCGGCAGCTCCTTTCCAGGATCTCTGCCATCGTGGTGGCCTACTGGGCCTGCTTCCTCCCCTTCTGGGCCTGgcagctggctgggctgtaccaaggagaggggctgggcaTCGGCCCCGCTGCCCAGGCCTACCTTAACTTGGGTGTCACCTGCCTGGCCTATGGCAACAGCTGTGTCAACCCCTTCCTCTACACCCTGCTTGCCAGCAGCTACCGCCGGCGCCGTGGCCGCACCAGGATGGGCGTGGCATGGCCTGCAGCACCTTCTCAGCAGGCTGCGGGAAGCCACAGCATCCCCCTGGCTTTCATGGAGCTGTCGGGGTCTGTGAGGGAAAGCCAGGGGTGA
- the LOC131592241 gene encoding arf-GAP with dual PH domain-containing protein 1-like — protein MAGGNERNMKALKEVWKRAENSLCADCGKPDPDWASSTLGVFICLSCSGIHRNIPSISKVKSLKMDYWDDAQVQFLAKHGNAVTKAIYEAHIPIYYYQPTFNDCQVLREQWIRAKYERKEFTEPGKQLPYSDGVKEGILWKRGRDNGQFLPRKFLLSEREGCLKYFTKQDGKEPKINVKIDVINATFQPEKIGNPNGLQITYLKDNKTRNIFVYHESGKEVVDWFNAIRSVQFHYLKVAFPIASDNEIKNRLTRNFLKEGYMEKTGPKQREAFKKRWFTLDHRRLMYFKDPLDAFAKGEVFVGSGENGYSVQKGLPSGTQGNFSWHYGITIVTPDREYLFTCETETDQLEWIRAFTSVIKQAMTPQEYAIEAYFKFKS, from the exons ATGGCTGGAGGAAACGAGCGGAACATGAAGGCCCTGAAGGAAGTgtggaaaagagcagagaaCTCTTTGTGTGCGGACTGCGGGAAGCCAG ATCCTGACTGGGCATCCTCTACTTTGGGTGTCTTTATATGCCTCAGCTGTTCAGGAATTCACCGCAACATCCCTAGCATCAGCAAAGTCAAATCCCTGAAGATGGACTACTGGGATGATGCTCAGGTGCAG TTTTTGGCCAAGCATGGGAATGCTGTGACTAAAGCCATATATGAAGCTCACATCCCTATTTACTATTACCAGCCAACCTTCAATGACTGCCA AGTGCTGAGAGAACAGTGGATACGGGCCAAATATGAACGCAAAGAATTTACTGAGCCAGGAAAACAGCTGCCGTATTCTGATG GGGTGAAGGAAGGCATCCTTTGGAAGCGAGGTCGAGACAACGGGCAGTTCCTACCCCGCAAGTTCCTCTTGTCTGAGAGAGAGGGATGTCTGAAGTATTTCACCAAGCAGGAT GGCAAAGAACCCAAAATCAATGTTAAAATAGATGTCATCAATGCTACATTCCAGCCAGAGAAGATTGGGAACCCCAATGGCCTGCAGATCACCTATCTCAAAGACAATAAGACCAGGAATATATTTGTCTACCATGAAAGTGGAAAG GAGGTAGTGGACTGGTTCAACGCCATCCGCTCTGTGCAGTTTCATTACCTGAAGGTGGCATTTCCCATTGCCAGCGATAATGAG ATTAAAAATCGTTTGACGAGAAACTTCTTGAAGGAGGGGTACATGGAGAAGACTGGTCCCAAG CAGAGAGAGGCTTTCAAGAAGCGCTGGTTCACACTGGATCACCGCAGGCTCATGTACTTCAAGGATCCTTTG GACGCCTTTGCTAAGGGTGAAGTATTTGTGGGCAGTGGAGAGAATGGATATAGTGTCCAGAAGGGATTgccttcagggacacagggcaaCTTCTCTTGGCACTATGGCATCACCATTGTCACCCCTGACCGGGAATACCTCTTCACCTGTGAGACAGAGACTGACCAGCTGGAGTGGATCAGAGCCTTCACTAGTGTCATCAAGCAGGCCATGACACCACAGGAATATGCAA TTGAAGCCTACTTCAAGTTTAAGTCCTAG
- the LOC131592242 gene encoding nucleolar protein 12-like → MGRKKNKKGPGGREGRLVVTFDEERRREYLTGFHKRKVERRKAALEEIKRKLKEEQRKMKEERHQEYLKMLSEREEALEEADELEHLVTSRTESVSIDHPNHIVTVTTISDLDLSGARQLGLTSPVGKTDGSEEEKGEEVVNKPVRTMPKKSRNPFLSEKISSLTATLHMHSRKKTKGKRSQRGQGPRKKIQKSSTGRTTKTQRRRLTGKMGRDQD, encoded by the exons ATGGGCCgcaagaagaacaagaaggGTCCGGGCGGCCGCGAGGGGCGGCTGGTGGTGACTTTCGACGAGGAGCGGCGGAG GGAGTACCTGACCGGCTTCCACAAGCGGAAGGTGGAGCGGAGGAAGGCGGCGCTGGAGGAGATCAAACGGAAGCTGAaggaagagcagaggaaaatgaaagaggag CGGCACCAGGAGTATCTGAAGATGCTGAGCGAGAGGGAGGAGGCGCTCG aggaggctgatgaACTGGAGCACTTGGTGACATCGCGGACAGAGTCTGTGAGCATCGACCACCCAAACCACATCGTAACAGTGACCACCATCAGTGACCTGGACCTCTCGGGGGCACGCCAGCTGGGACTGACCAGCCCCGTG ggaaaaactGATGGATctgaagaagagaaaggagaagaggtGGTGAACAAGCCCGTGAGAACAATGCCCAAGAAGTCCAGAAACCCCTTCCTGTCTGAAAA AATCTCTTCTCTTACTGCCACGCTGCACATGCACAGCCggaaaaagacaaaaggaaagaGATCCCAACGTGGGCAAGGCCCACGTAAGAAAATCCAGAAGTCCAGCACAGGGCGAACCACCAAAACTCAGCGTCGGAGGCTGACTGGAAAAATGGGCCGTGACCAAGATTAA